The nucleotide window GTCGGGGTAGGCCCGGCACAGCACGTCGTACTGCTCGTCCAGACCGGCCCAGCGACCCGCCAGCCAGTCCGCGCGCAGCAGCCTGACCCGAGTGAGGCACTCGAGCGGGGCGTTCTCCGTGCGGGCGGCCAGCTCCTGGCTCTCCAGCATCAGGGCGCGGGCGCGCCGGTCGTGGCCGAGCTGGAGGGCCGCCTCGCTGAGGTTGTACAGCGCTTGGCACATCCGACGCAGCACGGGCTCGGCCGCGTCCCGGCGCGGCAGCCCGTCCACCAGCGGCCACACGGCCGGATCGCCGGCCCTGGCCATCAGCATGAGCCGGGTGACCTGGACGTCTGTCCGGGCCAGCTCATCAGTGCTGTCACACACGGCTTGCTCGGCCCGGTCGAGCCACTCCCACGCGTGCGCGGCGGCACCGTCGTACTCGTTCAGTGCCAGCGCGATCATGGCTCTGGCCGCTTTGTGCGGGAGCGTGCCCAGCTCGTCGACGGCGCGTTCGAGCTCGCAAAAACCCGCCGGGTCGCCCGCAAGGTTGAGCATGATCAGCCCCAGACCGAGGCGGATCTCGCCGCGGACCTCCTCCGGCAGCCGGTAGTCGGCGAGCACGGCGGTGAGCACGGAGGCGGTCGCGGCGTAGTCGACGCCGGCACTGGCAATCCTGGCGAGCCCGAGCGCGGCCCTGGACCGCCGGTCGGCGCCGATGTCCTGCCGGTTCAGGATCTGGCGCAGGAGGGTGGCGGTGGTGCCGGTGTCACCGAGCGCCACGGCCTGGTCGGCCGCTTGTTCCACGCGCACGAGCCAGGTTTCGTGGTCACCCGCGGCGAGCGTGTGGTGCGCGACCTGCACCAGCGGTGCCGGATCGTGGGTCTCGAACACCTCGACGGCCCGCCGGTGCAGGCGGATGCGACGCGGGCCGGGGATGTGCCGGTAGGCGACCTGCTGCGCCAGCACGTGCCGGAAGCCGTATCGGCCCGTGCCGACCTCCCTCAGCACGGCGGCGTCCAGTACGTCGATGATGCCCTGAGCGCCCTGCTCGGGATCCAGCCCGGCGATCTCCGCCAGCAGGGCTTCGGTGGCGGGGACGGCGAGCACGGCCGCCGCGTCGACCACCGCCGCCCCGGCCGGTGACAGGGCGACGAGCCGCTCGGTGATCGCCGCGCGCAGTCCTAGTGGCACGTCGGCGTGCTCCAGCGCGGCGGCGTCCTGGCGCGCCTGGTGGCGGAAGGTCAGCAGATCTTCCTCGGCGACCAGCGGCAACCCCTCGCTGCGGCGGTGCAGCACAGCGCAAAGCTCCGGTGTGGCCCTGGCACCCAGCACGGCCCCGGCCAGCTCGGCGACGTCGTTCTCGGTCAGCGGCGCCAGCCGGATCACCGTGGGGCGGCAGGCGCCACCGAGCACACAGGACCGCTCCTCGGCGCGCCAGGTCAGCACCAGGGCGAGGTGGTCGGGTAGGTCGCGGGCGAGCATCACGAGCAGCTCGCGGGTGGCGTCGTCGACCCAGTGCAGGTCCTCGACGACCACAATCACCCGGCCGAGCGAGGCGAGCACCGACCGCACGGCCTGGATCAGCTGGTGCCGGGCGACGCCCGGATCGTCCGGTGTCGACGGTGCGGGCGGCAGCAGGCCGGCGAGGTCCGGGAGCAGCGGTGCCAGCGCACCGGCTGTGGGCGGCAGCTCGGCACCCGGCAGCCAGGGGCCGACCTTGCGCAGCGCCTCCACCACGGGCCCGTAGGGCAACGGCTCGCGCAGCGGGTGGCAGAAGCCGGTCACCACCCGCCACCCCTCCCGCCCCAGGATCGTGGTGGCCTCACGCACCAGCCGGGACTTACCCATGCCGGCATCGCCTTCGACCACGACCACGGCCGGCGCGCGCCGGACGGCGTCGACCAGCTGCCCCAGTTCGTGACGGCGGCCGACGAATGCGAAACCCCGGCCAAATCCGGCATTCCGATCCACCGTGTCACCGCCCTCCCGCATACCCATCTTTTGCGCATACTACCCACTCAAATCCGTTTCCCATTGCCTTCGGCCTGCGCATGACCCGCATCGTCTGGATCGTTCCAGAGGCCGACGGCGCTTGCTGCCTCATAGGAGCACCACCAGGCCCGGGCGGTGCGGACCGGGCGCGGCGCACCTGCACTACACGCCCGCAGCCACGCCGCGAGCCGTGTCGTAGATCCAGGTCCGGAAGTCCGGCCAACTGGTGTAGACGGTCGGCGAGACTTCAGGTACTCGTCGGCAGCAAGGTGGCGAGCTACCTTGGCCGGAAGCCGGAGGACACGGCGACGGAGACGATTCACCCTGCCCCGCGCAGGCAGGTCCGGAGTCGGACGGAAACCCGCGCTCGTCCGGCCCCGTACGGAGCCATCAACGACACGGTACGCGGCGTCGTGGACCGGCCGGCGGCAATGCGGAGTGTGGACACCCTCGGCTGGAGGATCCGCGACAGTGGGAAGTGGCCCAATCCGTCCCTGATCGGGTCAAAACCCGGCGACATCGTGCTCATGCACGGCATCCGCCCCCACGACGGTCGCGGCCGCACCGAAATCCTCAATGGACTGAAAGAGGCCGGATACGACTTGTCACCGTCGGTGAGCTGTGACCTGGTGCGCTGGTGCTCGGCTGAGCAGCGGCATGCGGGAGTTCTCGACGAGGAACTGCCGGTCGGCCTCCGCATCACCGTCCTTTGCGGGCACCCTGCCCCCGGTCGGTCACGTGCAGTAATCGGGGCTGGGCAGGCGTCATCGGTTCTGCCCATCTATTGGGCGCAGCTACCCACTGAAATGCGTCCCCATTGTTTCGACCTGCCCAGGCTCGCATCGTCAATGCCGTCCACAAGCGTCAGTCCCGGACGCTTCCAGAGGCAGACATCGGTCTCTGGTCCCAAACAGCTGGAGAGTTCGGAGAACCATGTCCCACCCCGACGTCACGACGGCCGCCGAACCGGCGGTCACCTCCGTCAAGAAGCCCGCGCCCGCGAGGGCGTTCCGCAGGCTCCTCCCCACGACGTTCCTGGCGGCGACGCTCGCCGTAGCGACCCTCGTCTCCGAGGTCCACATCCCGGCCACACCCACGGTGCAGGCCGGCGGTGTCCCCGGTAGCAGCCAGAGCAGCCCGAGCATCAAGCTGGTCCAGGACCAGACCCCGATCTTCTGGTGGAACGGAAGCCGGTGGGACTACTTCGGCTTCATCAACGCGATCCGTCGTTCCATGAACGTCTACAACAACTATGTGCCGGGTTCCAGCAACACCATCGATCACACCGACCCGTGGAACCGCAGCGGCTCCTTGGACGTCGTCGTCGGGTCCCGGAACGGCCATCAGGTTCGCATCCGGCTGCGCCGCTCCGACATGTACGTCCTCGGCTGGTTCGACCGGAATGGCACGTACCAGTACCTCGGGAACTGGACCGAAGCCAACGGCCCGGGCGGCAGCAACATCCACCAGGCCCTGGACACGCCGTCCTACGACGGAATCGAACGGATGGCGAACCTCGGCAACCCCGGCCAGTGGCGCTCGCGCTACACAGCGCGGTTCAACCAGGACGTCGTCAGCGCTTCCGCGGACAACCTCTGGAACGCCGATTTCAACCACCCGGAACTCATCGGGCAGGCGCTGCTCGTGCTGGTGCAGTTCATCTCGGAAGCCACGCGGTTCCGTGGCATCTCGGACACGATCGGCTGGGGCGGGTTCGCCGACCGGTCGGCGGACAACTGGCAGTTCAACACCAACATCCCGTCGCAGCTCGTCGACATGGAGAACAACTGGGGGCAGCTGAGTGAGCGCTTCGACTGGATGCTGGAGAACAACGCGCAGGACAGCCCTGGCAACGCGTTCACCGGGTTCTGGCGGAACCCGGACGGCTCCATCGCCAGCCGGCTCCTGATCACCATGGCCGACTACGGGCTGGTGTTCAACCTCGTCAAGGGCTTCCCCGGTCGCCGGCAGTGACAACGAACAGATCTCCCCAGGGGGCCTGCCCTGGGGAGATCCGTCGTGCCCACCGGGTCAGCCGAAGATCGGCCAAGCCGAGCATTCCCACCCGCGAGTGACCCTGACAGTCGTCCGACGACCACGACATCCGGGGTGGGCGCGATCGTGGAGCACGGGACGACCGCCCGGCCTCACGGTGACAAGAGCGCACTGTGACGAGCGCAGCGGGAATCTCGCGCGGTCCGCCTGCTCCCTTCACCGCATCACCTTGATCAGCAGCCGGACGACAGCGAGGGAAGTGACCCGGTGCCCGCCGGGTGGAAGCGCGGCGGGCACCGGGTGTGGGTCACGGGCGGATGAGGTCGGCCCTGTCGTCCCACCAATCGTCCATGGGGCAATGATGACCATAGCGCCGCACGGCGGCTGTACGCCAGCCGGCACACGCCGGCGTCCGCCGAGGGTTGCCGAGCCGCACCGAAATCCGACACTACATATGCGTACATTGATCGCGAACGACGACGGGGCATCGGCTCGACACGCGAAACATGGTCCGAAGTGGACACCAGCCGGATCGGAATCGTAGCCCTGGTTCCTCGGCGACTACTACGCACCCCGCGCCGCGGCGTTCGAGAAGCGGTTCGCGCTCTGCGTCGCCTGGGGCGTCAACCCGGTCGATCAGCGCATGCCCGCGCTCGGAGGCATGGGCCAGGAACGTGTCGATCTGGCAGTTTCTCGATCCGCTTGCCTGCGGCCTGGCCGAAGAACACCGGCAACACCAGCAGGTCGTGGATCTCGGCCCGACCACACCCCGCGTCGCCTGATGTCCAGGCGCAGCGGCAAACGACACCAACTGTGCCTGCGCCGTACCCGAAAGCGCTGCGCGGACAACTTCGCGTCAGATCGCCGCTGGTGCTGAACCGTAGATTCCCAGCGGTCCTTCGGCGAGGTTGATGACGACTGCCTTGACTTGGGTGTAGTGGAGGAGCGTCTCGAAGGAGTTCTCCCGCCCGAAGCCGCTTTCCTTGTAGCCGCCGAGAGGTTGGCCCGGTACGAAGTTGTAGTACCGGTTGATCCAGACCGAGCCCGTCTGCATTTCGCGGGCGAACCTGTGGGCCCGGCCGAGGTCACGGGTCCAGACTCCGCCTCCGAGGCCGTACGGCGTCTCGTTGGCCAGGCGGAGGACCTCCTCCTCGTCGGTCCAGGCCTGGACGCAGGTGACCGGTCCGAAGATCTCCTCCTGCGCGATCCGCATGTCGTTCTCGACCTCGGTGAAGATGGTCGGTTCGATGAAGAGCCCCTTTTCCAGCCCAGGAATCCTCGCCGGAGCCCCACCCGTCAGCACCTTCGCGCCCTCCTGCGGACCGAGTTCGAGGTAGGACTTGACCTTGTCGAATTGCACCTGACTGGCCTGCGGGCCCAGCTGGGTCTCCGGCAGGGTCGGATCGCCCTGCGACACGCCGTGGAGGACGGTCTTCAGCTTCTCCAGGAACTCTTCCATGACCAGTTGCTGCACGAAGGTGCGGGTACCGGCGATGCAGACCTCGCCTTTGTTGAAGACCGTGGACATCACGACACCCTCGACCGCCGCGTCGAGATCCGCGTCCGCGCAGATGATGTTCGCCGACTTGCCGCCGAGTTCCATGGTCTGCGGGGCGATGTTCACCGCCGCGTACCCCATAATCTTGCGGGCCGTTGGCTTGGAGCCGGTGAACGACACCTTGCGGACGTCGGGGTGGGTCACCAGTGGCTCGCCGGTTTCGGGACCGTAACCGGTCACGATGTTGACGACGCCGGGAGGCAGGATGTCGGCACATTCGGCGAAGAACTCGAGGACAGCCAGACAGGTCGACTCGGCGGGCTTGAGAACCACCGTGTTGCCGGCGGCGAGCGCCGGCGCGAGCTTCAGCGCCGTGCAGTACATCGGGATGTTCCACGGCACGATCGCGGCGCACACGCCGAGGGGCTCACGGTGGACGAGCGAGACGGCGTCCGGGAAGTCCATGGTCTCGCCGCGCAGGTGCAGCGGCGTCGTCGAGTAGAAGTCGTAGACGGCCGCCGTGCCGGGCAGGTCGAACCCGGCGGAGTCGCGGATCGGTTTCCCGTTGTCGAGGGTCTCCATCATCGCGAAGTCGTCGATGCGGGCCGTCAACCGGCGCGCCATCTCCGCCAGCACGGCCTGGCGCTGCATCGGATGAGAACGTGACCAGGAGGGGAAGGCGGCCTTGGCGGCCGCCACCGCGCGGTTGACGTCCGCCGCGTCGCCTGCCTGGATCGTCGACAGCAACGTTCCATCGGCCGGGTTGGTGACGGGAATCGTTCGTCCGCTGTTGCCCTCCGTCCATTGGCCGCCGATGAAGTGGCCGTACTCCGCACGGAAGTACCGCTGTGCGCGTTCGGTCCTGGTCAGCACCTCGGACTCCGTCGTCATGGGCTCACTCCGTTCTGATCGGCCGCCTCGGCGCTCGGAGTGTAGACACAGCACAGACCCGAGTTCAACCTTACCGTCAATTTTTCGTACCAAGCGTCAAACGAGTGTGGCGGTCGGCACGGTGATCATCGTTGACGCGCTCAACTCACGCGTCTAACTTTCTACATAGACGACAAATTTGTGGTGCGGACCCCGCGCCTGCGTACAGGAAGACCTGGTCGAAGATGACGAAACTCAGAGATCGCCTCACGGCCGCGGACATCCGCGGTGCGTGGGCGATCATCCCGACACCCGCCACGGACGACGCTTCCGATTGGCGCGCGAGCAACACGGTGGACGTGGACGAGACGGCACGGGCGGTCGACGCCCTCGTCGAGGCCGGGATCGACGGCATTCTCAGTCTCGGCACGCTCGGCGAGACCGCCACACTCACCTGGGACGAGAAGCGCACCTTCATCACCACGATGGTCGAGGCCGCCGCGGGCCGGGTACCGGTGTTCGCCGGGACGTCGAGTCTGAGCACGCGCGAGACCATCCGGCAAACACGGGAAGCAAGCGATCTCGGTGTCGACGGAACCATGATCGGCCCGCCGATGTGGAACAGGCCGGACACCGCCACGGCCGCGCAGTTCTTCCGTGACGTGGCCGAGGCCGTGCCCGAAATCTCGATCTGCGTCTATGCCAACCCCGGCGTCTTCAAGTTCGGCTTCTCGCCCACGTTCTGGGCCCAGGTCGCCGACATCCCCCAGGTCGTCATGGCCAAGACCGCCGGGGCCGCGACCTACCTGCGTGACCTCGAGGCCAGTGCCGGCCGGATCCGGTTGATGCCGATCGACGCGGAGTTCTACTCCGCCGCCCGGATCGACCCGGACTCGGCCGTCGCGTTCTGGTCGAGCAGCGCCTCGTGCGGGCCGGCGCCGGCCATCGCCCTGCGGGAGCGGGTGGCCGAGGCGAAGCGCACCGGCGACTGGACCCTGGCCCGGAGGTTGAACGACCAGATCGGTGCGGCGGTACTGCCCACGATCGCCTACGGCGACATGGACACGTTCCAGACGCACAACATCGCCCTGGAGAAGGGGCGGATGAACGTGGCCGGCTTCCTCCGCGCCGGCCCGCACCGCCCACCGCACCACCTCGTGCCGGACCACATCGCCGAGCTCGGCCGGCTCGGCGGCGAAGCCTGGGCCGCGCTGCAGGAGGAATACCAGGAGTACGCGGCCTCGGTGACGCGTGCCGAAGTCCGGATCGGAGACCGCTGATGCCGCTCGTACCCCTCAACGGAATCGAGATCAACTACCGGGACGAGGGCCGGGGCGAAGACCTGCTGCTGGTCCACAACCTGACGTCGAACATCACGGGTTTCGATCGCAACTTCCCGGAGTTGTCCCGGCACTACCGCACAGTCGCGGCCGACCTGCGCGGACACGGCCTGACCACGCACGAGGAGAACGAGGCCGCCGCGGCGGGCTTCTACACGTTCGACAACATGGTCGACGACCAGCTGGCCCTGCTCGACAAGCTGGGCATCGAGCGGTTCTACCTATTCGGCCAGGCCTTCTGGGGCGCGAACGTCGCCCTGCACCTGTTCGACCGGGTCCCGGACCGGGTCAAGGGCCTCGTGATCTCGTCGACGTACATGATCATCAACGATGATCGCGAGAAGGCCTACGACGCCCTCGGGGAGAAGGCGCAGCAGAACTTCCGGCGCATGCACGAACAGGCGCGCACCGAGGGGATGATGACGGTCTACCAGGACCGGCTGGCTTCCGGGCAGTTCTGGGGCCCGAAGGTGCTGGGCAGCCCCGACATCCTCGAGGCGTTCGCCGCCGCCCACCGGCTCACCTCCCCCACCGCGTTCGTCACCATCCCTCAGCTGTCCCGCGAGCGGCGCGCCGGCATCGCCGCGAAGCTGTCCGACCGGGGGCTGCCCCTGATGCTGCTGCTCGGCGAGGACGAGACCCCGCACGAGCGGAAGCTGTTCATCGACGAGATGCGCGCCGACTATCCCGGCACCCACGTGCTGCTGCTGCCCGGCACCGGCCACTACCCGACCATCGAGAACCCCGCGGACTTCAACCGCGCGCTCCTCGACTTCTACGCAGGGGTCGCCCGGTACGGCGATACCCGCGCCGACACCGAGAACAACTCCGACACCACGCCCGAGGAGGCTTCCGCATGACCACCGCCGACTTCCGTTACCAGCGAGCCGGGTACGTCGCGCTCAACGTCACCGACCTCGCCCGCACCCACGACTTCGCCACCGGCATCTACGGCCTCACCTTCACCGGTGAGGGTCCATCGGGGGAAAGGTTCTACCGATCCGGCCCCCGGCACCACGAGGTGATGCTCCAGCCCGCGGCCGAGCCCGGCTTCGTGCGGGCCGGATGGGAGCTGGAGACCGAGGACGACGTCACGCGCGCGTTCCACCACTTCCTGCAGCTCGGCCTGAAGCCTCGCCGTGTCCCGGCGGAGGAGCGTGCCGCGCTGGGCCTGTCGATCAGCGACGCCTTCCGAGTGCGCGAGCCCGTCAACGGCGTCGAGTTCGAGTACTACTCGCGCATGGAGTACCTGAGCCGCCCGCTCGAGGGCGACCTGACGACCTTCAAGCGGTTCGCGCACGTCGGCATCGGTGTGCCGGACGTGCAGCGCTCCACCCAGTTCCTGCTGGACAACATGGGCTTTCTCGCATCCGACATCGTCGGCGACTACACCTCCGTCTTCATGCGGCCGTGGCCGGTGAGCGACCACCACGGCTTCGGATACCTGCCCACCCGCACCGGCGCCCCCGCGTTCCACCACCTCGCGTTCCTCGTCGACTCCATCGACGACATCGGCAAACTGTTCAACCGGATCGAGGAGCACGCCGTGGGACGCGCGTTCGGCATCGGCCGGCATCCCACCTCGGGCAGCGTCCACCTCTACATCACCGATCCCGACGGGATGCTCTGGGAGTACACGCTCGGCATGGAGCAGTTCCCGGAGACCGGTTACCGCGGGCCGCGCTTCATGTCGGCTGCCCCGGAGGACGCCGATCTGTGGCAGGCCAAGCCCAAGCCCGAGTTCGTGGGCAAGGGCGGCGTCGTGACCGGCGACGCCGGAATCGACGAGGCGCTCACCGAGCTCGTCGCGCAGGCCCGGAAGTGAGGAACTCCGCGATGAACGGCGACACCCCCGCTGCCGCGGGCCACGCGCCGAGGGCGATCGAGACCGCGGTCCTGGTCGTGGGCGCTGGCCCGGTGGGCCTGACCGCCGCGATGCAACTCGCTCACCGGGGCAACGACGTCGTGGTGATCGAGCAGCGCGGCGCCGACGTCCCGGCCAGCGCCAAGTGCAACCACATCAGCGCCCGGACGATGGAGATCTACCGCCGGCTCGACGTGGCCGACGCCATCCGGGCCGAGGGCCTGCCCGACGACTTCCCGAACGACGGCGTCTACGCCACCCGCCTCACCGGCTACGAACTCACCCGGTTCCGGATGCCCTGTCGCCGTGACCGCTTCGACGACCACGGCTACGACGACGGCGACCTGCCTTCGCCCGAGCGCGCGGCACGGGTCAGCCAGCTCTACCTCGAGCCGGTCCTGCGCCGTCACCTGCGCGAGCGGTTCAGCCAGGTGCCGGTGCTGCACGAGACCCGGTTCACCGGGTTCGAGCAGCACGACGACCACGTGATCTCGCACGCCGTGCGCGAGGACACCGGCGAGGAGCTCGAGATCCGCAGCCGGTACGTGATCGGAGCGGACGGCGCGTCCAGCAGCGTGCGCAAGGCGCTCGGACTGCGCCTGCGCGGTGACGACAACCTCACCCGGGCCCGTACCCGGTTGTTCCGGGCGCCGGATCTGCTGTCCCGCTTCAACTACCCACGGGCGTGGATGAACTGGTTCATCGTCGACGACATCTGGTCCTCGCTCATCGCCATCGACGGCGAGGAACTGTGGAACTTCCACTGCTTCATGCCGCCGACGCGCGAGTTCGCGGACCTCGACTTGGACAAGGCGCTACGCGACGCGCTGGGAGTGGGTCCGGACTTCACCTACGAGACCGTGCGCGACGAGGACTGGATCGGCCGCCGACTGGTCGCCGGCACCTTCCAGGTGGGCCGGGTGTTCCTCAGCGGGGATGCCGCCCACCTCTGGGTGCCCTACGGGGGCTACGGCATGAACGCCGGCATCGCGGACGTGGCCAACCTCGCCTGGATGATGGACGCCGTGCTCCAGGGGTGGGCGCCGGAATCACTCCTCACCGCACACGACGCCGAACGGCGGCCGGTCACCGAACAGGTGTCGGCCTTCGCCTCGAACTTCGTCGAGGTGCTCCAGGAGACCGAGTCGGAGGTCATCGAGGAGGACAGCGCGGCCGGTGCTGCGGCACGCCGGGCCTTCGGGCAGCGATTGCGCGACGCGAACATCCGGTCGATGGTGCCCACCGGGCTCAACTTCGGCTACGCGTACGGCACTTCACCGATCGTCGTGCACGACGGTGAGGAACCCCCGCCGTTCACGATGGGCGACTACCAGCCCTCCACGGCGCCGGGCGCCCGGCTGCCCCACTTCTGGTTCGCCGACGGAGAGTCGCTGTACGACGCCCTGCCGGACGGCTTCACACTGTTGCGCTTCGACGATAACGTCGACGTCGCGCCGTTGGCAGCCGCGGCCGCGGAGCGGAGCGTGCCGCTCCGGGTCATCAATGTCGACCCGGCCGAGGATGTCGAGAAGGGCATCGATCTCGCGGACCTGGGATACCGGCACGCTCTCGTGCTCGCCCGCCCCGACCAGCACGTCGCCTGGCGTGGGGCGGCACTGCCGCCCGACCCCGGCGCCCTGCTGGACCAGGTACGGGGCGCGGTGACCGCACAGTGCGACCGGCCGGAGCGTCAGGCGTCGAGGACCCTTTCCAGGTAGTCGAGGTCCTGGCGGAGCAGGGCCAGCGCGGCTTTCGGACCGGAGACCTCGGGGATCCGGTCGTCCGGCCGGATCACCATGGCCACGGCCATGTCGGCCACCAGCTCGGCGGCTTCTTCGTCGGTGTGCAGAGAGCCGCCGGGATGGTGCCACCACGCCACCCAGTTGCACATCCCGGCCACGGCGAGCGCCGCCGCCCGGGTGTCGACGGGCCGAAACCGGCCCTGCAGGACTCCCTGTTCCATCACGTGCATGAGACCGGTCAGGGCGGCGCGCTGGCCGGCTCTGTTCGCTTTGGCGGCGGCAGGCGGGAGGTCCGCCTCGGACCGGAGCAGCAACTGGAACCGGCTGGGGTTGCCGGCCCGCTGGAAGGCGATGAGATGAGCGATCTTGCGCAGCCTCGTGACCGGGTCGAGGGAGCCGTCCTGGGCAAGTGCCTCGATCTCCGCGGCGGGAGCTTCGGTCATCTGGGCCACGAGCTTGGCGAGCAGGTCGTCCTTGCTCTTCACGTAGTAGTAGAGCGCAGGCCGGGTGATGCCCATTGCGTCGGCGATGTCCTGGAGGTTCGTGCCGGCGAACCCGCGCTCCGCGAAGAGACGGGCGGCCTGCTCGAAGATCTCGTTCTCCACCAGTTCCCGCCGCGACGTGGGGCGCGTGGTGGTGTCCGCCGGCTTTTTCGGAGAGCGGCGTCCCGCCTCGCTCTTGGGCCGTGCTCGGCGCTGGCTCTCCGGCTTGGCACTCTTGGAGGCGTTCCCCGAGCGTTCCGTCATGTCTTGATACTAGCGACCGGCCTGAGTTCGGCACGCCGGGCACACATCGGCTCGAGTGCTGGTCAGCGCAGCCGCCGTTTCCCATTATTGACTCCATCGGCAAAACATGGACAGGCAAGTCAGCAAGATTTCCGGAAGGTCGATCATGAACAAGCCCGAACCCGACGTCGTGGTCGTGGGTGGGGGAATCGCCGGTCTCGCCGCGGCGTTCCGCCTCCAGCAGCAGGGCCGGACGGTCACCGTGTTCGAGGCAGCGGACTCCGTCGGCGGGATGATGCGGAGCACCCGGCGCGACGGCTTCGTGCTGAA belongs to Amycolatopsis tolypomycina and includes:
- a CDS encoding alpha/beta fold hydrolase produces the protein MPLVPLNGIEINYRDEGRGEDLLLVHNLTSNITGFDRNFPELSRHYRTVAADLRGHGLTTHEENEAAAAGFYTFDNMVDDQLALLDKLGIERFYLFGQAFWGANVALHLFDRVPDRVKGLVISSTYMIINDDREKAYDALGEKAQQNFRRMHEQARTEGMMTVYQDRLASGQFWGPKVLGSPDILEAFAAAHRLTSPTAFVTIPQLSRERRAGIAAKLSDRGLPLMLLLGEDETPHERKLFIDEMRADYPGTHVLLLPGTGHYPTIENPADFNRALLDFYAGVARYGDTRADTENNSDTTPEEASA
- a CDS encoding ribosome-inactivating family protein; translated protein: MSHPDVTTAAEPAVTSVKKPAPARAFRRLLPTTFLAATLAVATLVSEVHIPATPTVQAGGVPGSSQSSPSIKLVQDQTPIFWWNGSRWDYFGFINAIRRSMNVYNNYVPGSSNTIDHTDPWNRSGSLDVVVGSRNGHQVRIRLRRSDMYVLGWFDRNGTYQYLGNWTEANGPGGSNIHQALDTPSYDGIERMANLGNPGQWRSRYTARFNQDVVSASADNLWNADFNHPELIGQALLVLVQFISEATRFRGISDTIGWGGFADRSADNWQFNTNIPSQLVDMENNWGQLSERFDWMLENNAQDSPGNAFTGFWRNPDGSIASRLLITMADYGLVFNLVKGFPGRRQ
- a CDS encoding VOC family protein, encoding MTTADFRYQRAGYVALNVTDLARTHDFATGIYGLTFTGEGPSGERFYRSGPRHHEVMLQPAAEPGFVRAGWELETEDDVTRAFHHFLQLGLKPRRVPAEERAALGLSISDAFRVREPVNGVEFEYYSRMEYLSRPLEGDLTTFKRFAHVGIGVPDVQRSTQFLLDNMGFLASDIVGDYTSVFMRPWPVSDHHGFGYLPTRTGAPAFHHLAFLVDSIDDIGKLFNRIEEHAVGRAFGIGRHPTSGSVHLYITDPDGMLWEYTLGMEQFPETGYRGPRFMSAAPEDADLWQAKPKPEFVGKGGVVTGDAGIDEALTELVAQARK
- a CDS encoding dihydrodipicolinate synthase family protein, producing MTKLRDRLTAADIRGAWAIIPTPATDDASDWRASNTVDVDETARAVDALVEAGIDGILSLGTLGETATLTWDEKRTFITTMVEAAAGRVPVFAGTSSLSTRETIRQTREASDLGVDGTMIGPPMWNRPDTATAAQFFRDVAEAVPEISICVYANPGVFKFGFSPTFWAQVADIPQVVMAKTAGAATYLRDLEASAGRIRLMPIDAEFYSAARIDPDSAVAFWSSSASCGPAPAIALRERVAEAKRTGDWTLARRLNDQIGAAVLPTIAYGDMDTFQTHNIALEKGRMNVAGFLRAGPHRPPHHLVPDHIAELGRLGGEAWAALQEEYQEYAASVTRAEVRIGDR
- a CDS encoding aldehyde dehydrogenase family protein, whose protein sequence is MVRKIDGKVELGSVLCLHSERRGGRSERSEPMTTESEVLTRTERAQRYFRAEYGHFIGGQWTEGNSGRTIPVTNPADGTLLSTIQAGDAADVNRAVAAAKAAFPSWSRSHPMQRQAVLAEMARRLTARIDDFAMMETLDNGKPIRDSAGFDLPGTAAVYDFYSTTPLHLRGETMDFPDAVSLVHREPLGVCAAIVPWNIPMYCTALKLAPALAAGNTVVLKPAESTCLAVLEFFAECADILPPGVVNIVTGYGPETGEPLVTHPDVRKVSFTGSKPTARKIMGYAAVNIAPQTMELGGKSANIICADADLDAAVEGVVMSTVFNKGEVCIAGTRTFVQQLVMEEFLEKLKTVLHGVSQGDPTLPETQLGPQASQVQFDKVKSYLELGPQEGAKVLTGGAPARIPGLEKGLFIEPTIFTEVENDMRIAQEEIFGPVTCVQAWTDEEEVLRLANETPYGLGGGVWTRDLGRAHRFAREMQTGSVWINRYYNFVPGQPLGGYKESGFGRENSFETLLHYTQVKAVVINLAEGPLGIYGSAPAAI
- a CDS encoding helix-turn-helix transcriptional regulator gives rise to the protein MDRNAGFGRGFAFVGRRHELGQLVDAVRRAPAVVVVEGDAGMGKSRLVREATTILGREGWRVVTGFCHPLREPLPYGPVVEALRKVGPWLPGAELPPTAGALAPLLPDLAGLLPPAPSTPDDPGVARHQLIQAVRSVLASLGRVIVVVEDLHWVDDATRELLVMLARDLPDHLALVLTWRAEERSCVLGGACRPTVIRLAPLTENDVAELAGAVLGARATPELCAVLHRRSEGLPLVAEEDLLTFRHQARQDAAALEHADVPLGLRAAITERLVALSPAGAAVVDAAAVLAVPATEALLAEIAGLDPEQGAQGIIDVLDAAVLREVGTGRYGFRHVLAQQVAYRHIPGPRRIRLHRRAVEVFETHDPAPLVQVAHHTLAAGDHETWLVRVEQAADQAVALGDTGTTATLLRQILNRQDIGADRRSRAALGLARIASAGVDYAATASVLTAVLADYRLPEEVRGEIRLGLGLIMLNLAGDPAGFCELERAVDELGTLPHKAARAMIALALNEYDGAAAHAWEWLDRAEQAVCDSTDELARTDVQVTRLMLMARAGDPAVWPLVDGLPRRDAAEPVLRRMCQALYNLSEAALQLGHDRRARALMLESQELAARTENAPLECLTRVRLLRADWLAGRWAGLDEQYDVLCRAYPDVRQADLDRVLYRGHLALAQGRHSQALEHFAAAGRGRETSEADVSMSIAAGLTAVRLAQKDPRAAWASAEPAVTMLRRLGSWTRTTGLVSVAVEAALADGHREEAERLVADAARGVRGRDAPAATAELELATGLLVRDSAPATAAEHFAAARATWQDIGRPYHAAQAAEHLANALAPSCPEDAATHLTDAARVHTGLGAIADALRCQHTLRALGVEESGRRGRRGYGDELSPRELEVAELLSRSATNSDIAETLFLSPRTVEKHVARILAKLGTDRKGVRTSLSRPDDPAHA